A window of Gopherus evgoodei ecotype Sinaloan lineage chromosome 13, rGopEvg1_v1.p, whole genome shotgun sequence contains these coding sequences:
- the TBX3 gene encoding T-box transcription factor TBX3, giving the protein MSRPMREPVIPGTSMAYHPFLPHRAPDFAMGAVLGHQPPFFPALALPPNGAAALSLPGALAKPIMDQLVGAAETGIPFSSLGHQAAAHLRPLKTLEPEEEVEDDPKVHLEAKELWEQFHKRGTEMVITKSGRRMFPPFKVRCTGLDKKAKYILLMDIVAADDCRYKFHNSRWMVAGKADPEMPKRMYIHPDSPATGEQWMSKVVTFHKLKLTNNISDKHGFTILNSMHKYQPRFHIVRANDILKLPYSTFRTYVFPETEFIAVTAYQNDKITQLKIDNNPFAKGFRDTGNGRREKRKQLTLQSMRAYDERQKKENATSDESSSEQTAFKCFAQSSSPAVSAVGTSNLKDLCPSEAESDAESKDEQQLSSDSGKISTTTAAAEEPREKGGSPTKAPFFSPDAAASKSREGTSRTEKAPPDSRHSPATISSSTRCLGSEELKSPLRDAPKVDESRLLSKEPFAPLTVQTDSPAHLSQGPLQNLGFPHGLAGQQFFNPLGNGHPLLLHPSQFAMGGAFSSMAAGMGPLLATVSGASAGVSGLESTVMATAAAQGLSGASAAALPFHLQQHVLASQGLAMSPFGSLFPYPYTYMAAAAAASSAASSSVHRHPFLSAVRPRLRYSPYSIPVPLPDSSSLLTTALPTGASSTGEGKSSNLAASPASVALDSGSELNSRSSTLSSGSVSLSPKLCSEKEATSELQNIQRLVSGLESKQDRSRSGSP; this is encoded by the exons ATGAGTAGACCGATGAGAGAGCCAGTCATCCCTGGGACAAGCATGGCTTATCATCCCTTTTTACCTCACCGGGCACCGGACTTTGCCATGGGTGCAGTACTGGGACACCAACCTCCTTTCTTCCCGGCGCTTGCTTTGCCTCCCAATGGGGCGGCTGCCCTCTCCCTTCCCGGGGCTCTGGCCAAGCCGATTATGGATCAACTAGTCGGGGCGGCTGAGACTGGCAttcccttttcttccctgggtcACCAGGCGGCAGCTCATCTGAGGCCTctaaaaaccctggagccagaggAAGAGGTGGAAGATGACCCCAAAGTGCATCTGGAAGCCAAAGAACTTTGGGAACAATTCCACAAAAGGGGCACCGAAATGGTGATCACTAAATCAGGAAG GAGAATGTTTCCTCCATTTAAAGTGAGATGCACTGGGCTGGATAAAAAGGCCAAGTACATTTTATTGATGGATATTGTGGCGGCTGATGATTGTAGATATAAGTTCCATAATTCCCGGTGGATGGTAGCAGGCAAAGCTGACCCTGAAATGCCAAAGAGAATGTACATCCACCCGGACAGTCCGGCTACAGGAGAACAATGGATGTCCAAAGTCGTCACTTTCCACAAACTTAAACTGACTAACAATATTTCTGACAAGCATGGATTT ACAATTTTAAACTCCATGCACAAATACCAACCGAGGTTCCATATTGTCCGGGCCAACGACATACTCAAGCTGCCATACAGCACGTTCCGAACCTATGTATTCCCCGAGACTGAATTCATCGCCGTGACCGCATACCAGAACGATAAG aTAACCCAATTAAAAATTGACAACAACCCCTTTGCCAAAGGTTTTCGCGACACCGggaatgggaggagggagaaaag AAAGCAGCTGACCTTGCAGTCCATGAGAGCTTATGACGAGAGGCAGAAAAAGGAGAACGCCACCTCCGATGAATCCTCCAGCGAGCAGACCGCCTTTAAGTGCTTCGCTCAGTCCTCGTCCCCCGCCGTGTCTGCTGTGGGCACATCCAATCTGAAAG ACCTGTGCCCCAGCGAAGCGGAGAGCGACGCCGAGAGCAAAGATGAGCAGCAGCTGTCCAGTGACTCCGGCAAGATCAGCACCACCACGGCGGCGGCGGAAGAGCCCCGGGAGAAGGGTGGCAGCCCGACCAAAGCGCCCTTCTTCTCCCCCGACGCGGCGGCCAGCAAGAGCAGGGAAGGCACCAGCCGGACTGAGAAAGCCCCCCCTGACTCCAGGCACAGCCCAGCCACCATTTCTTCCAGCACCAGATGCCTGGGCAGCGAGGAACTCAAAAGCCCACTCAGGGACGCCCCGAAGGTGGATGAGTCCCGGCTGCTGAGCAAGGAGCCCTTCGCCCCGCTTACGGTTCAGACTGACAGCCCGGCGCATCTGAGCCAGGGCCCCCTGCAGAACCTCGGCTTCCCCCACGGCTTGGCGGGCCAGCAGTTCTTCAACCCCCTGGGCAACGGGCACccgctcctcctgcaccctagccAGTTCGCCATGGGGGGAGCCTTCTCCAGCATGGCCGCCGGCATGGGCCCCTTGCTGGCCACCGTGTCAGGGGCATCGGCCGGGGTCAGCGGACTGGAAAGCACTGTCATGGCCACAGCAGCGGCTCAAGGACTTTCTGGGGCGTCGGCAGCTGCACTACCGTTTCATCTCCAGCAGCACGTCCTGGCCTCTCAG GGCCTGGCCATGTCTCCCTTCGGAAGCCTCTTTCCATACCCGTACACCTACATGGCAGCTgcagccgccgcctcctccgCAGCCAGCAGCTCCGTGCACCGGCACCCTTTCCTCAGCGCGGTCCGCCCTCGACTGAGgtacagcccctactccatccccGTGCCCCTGCCGGACAGCAGCAGCCTGCTGACCACCGCCCTGCCCACTGGGGCCAGCAGCACCGGGGAGGGCAAATCGAGCAACCTGGCAGCTAGCCCCGCTTCAGTAGCCTTGGACTCTGGCTCGGAACTCAACAGCAGGTCCTCCACCCTCTCCTCGGGATCCGTGTCCCTGTCGCCCAAACTCTGTTCTGAGAAGGAAGCGACCAGCGAACTGCAGAACATCCAGCGCCTAGTGAGTGGACTTGAATCCAAGCAAGACAGATCCAGGAGTGGGTCTCCTTAG